A genomic segment from Sciurus carolinensis chromosome 1, mSciCar1.2, whole genome shotgun sequence encodes:
- the Ankrd65 gene encoding ankyrin repeat domain-containing protein 65 isoform X1, which yields MMEVNSNRPEPREQDWADAAQQELRWIELSSEAPEGGTEGPGAPQSQGRLLQAVWHGPAGLVVQLLRQGASVEERDRSGRTPLHLAVLRGHVPLVRLLLQRGAPVDAADCAGHTPLHEAAWHGHSRVAELLLRRGAPADARSVKGLTALHWAAALGHTLLTARLLAAPGLGPEATDAFGWTAVHWAAAGGRLPVLELLAADGAADLDGALRVAAAAGRAAALRLLLARGARVDAPDGSGTTALVLAAGLGRQQDIEVLLGHGADPSIRDRHGRTALHRAATGGHLPAVQLLVAWGTEVDAQDSLGLTPLHYAALGGHVEVAGHLLDRGAQVNAAGWLHKTPLHFAAEYGHSPTMELLLSRGASPALRTQWGEVAQMSNGGLPQVLSAFQGEQQMHSGLTAL from the exons ATGAtggag GTCAACTCCAACAGGCCTGAGCCTAGGGAGCAAGACTGGGCAGACGCTGCACAGCAGGAACTGCGGTGGATAGAACTCAGCTCCGAGGCCCCAGAAGGCGGCACAGAGGGGCCTGGCGCCCCCCAGAGCCAGGGGCGCCTGCTCCAGGCCGTGTGGCACGGTCCTGCCGGCTTGGTGGTTCAGTTGCTGAGGCAAGGGGCCAGCGTGGAAGAGAG GGACCGCTCCGGAAGGACCCCTCTGCACCTGGCCGTGCTGCGTGGCCACGTGCCCCTGGTGCGCCTCTTGCTGCAGCGCGGGGCCCCGGTGGACGCAGCTGACTGCGCGGGGCACACGCCGCTGCACGAGGCCGCCTGGCACGGGCACTCGCGGGTGGCCGAGCTGCTGCTGAGACGAGGGGCCCCGGCGGATGCACGCTCGGTGAAGGGTCTCACAGCGCTGCACTGGGCCGCGGCGTTGGGCCACACGTTGCTGACCGCGCGCCTTCTGGCCGCTCCGGGCCTGGGCCCCGAGGCGACCGATGCATTTGGCTGGACCGCAGTGCATTGGGCGGCCGCCGGCGGGCGGCTGCCGGTACTCGAGCTGCTGGCGGCGGACGGGGCCGCGGACTTGGATGGTGCCCTGCGggtggcggcggcggccgggCGCGCGGCGGCGCTGCGCCTCCTCTTGGCCCGCGGGGCGCGGGTGGATGCCCCGGACGGTTCCGGGACCACGGCGCTCGTCTTGGCGGCCGGCCTGGGCCGCCAACAG GACATTGAGGTGCTGCTGGGCCATGGGGCAGACCCAAGCATCAGGGACAGGCACGGCCGAACTGCACTCCACAGGGCTGCCACTGGTGGACATCTTCCTGCTGTCCAGCTCCTGGTAGCCTGGGGAACTGAGGTAGACGCTCAGGACTCACTGGGTCTCACACCCCTGCACTATGCGGCTCTGGGAGGCCATGTGGAGGTTGCTGGCCACCTCCTGGATAGGGGGGCACAGGTCAATGCTGCTGGCTGGCTCCACAAGACCCCCCTGCACTTTGCTGCAGAATATGGCCACAGTCCTACCATGGAACTCTTGCTGAGCCGAGGGGCTAGTCCTGCTCTGAGGACACAGTGGGGTGAAGTGGCTCAGATGTCCAATGGGGGCCTTCCCCAGGTGCTGTCTGCCTTTCAAGGAGAGCAGCAGATGCACTCAGGGCTCACAGCCCTGTAG
- the Ankrd65 gene encoding ankyrin repeat domain-containing protein 65 isoform X2 has translation MERTPQPEDRAPGPILPGVNSNRPEPREQDWADAAQQELRWIELSSEAPEGGTEGPGAPQSQGRLLQAVWHGPAGLVVQLLRQGASVEERDRSGRTPLHLAVLRGHVPLVRLLLQRGAPVDAADCAGHTPLHEAAWHGHSRVAELLLRRGAPADARSVKGLTALHWAAALGHTLLTARLLAAPGLGPEATDAFGWTAVHWAAAGGRLPVLELLAADGAADLDGALRVAAAAGRAAALRLLLARGARVDAPDGSGTTALVLAAGLGRQQDIEVLLGHGADPSIRDRHGRTALHRAATGGHLPAVQLLVAWGTEVLSAFQGEQQMHSGLTAL, from the exons ATGGAGAGGACCCCCCAGCCAGAGGACAGAGCCCCTGGACCAATTCTCCCTGGG GTCAACTCCAACAGGCCTGAGCCTAGGGAGCAAGACTGGGCAGACGCTGCACAGCAGGAACTGCGGTGGATAGAACTCAGCTCCGAGGCCCCAGAAGGCGGCACAGAGGGGCCTGGCGCCCCCCAGAGCCAGGGGCGCCTGCTCCAGGCCGTGTGGCACGGTCCTGCCGGCTTGGTGGTTCAGTTGCTGAGGCAAGGGGCCAGCGTGGAAGAGAG GGACCGCTCCGGAAGGACCCCTCTGCACCTGGCCGTGCTGCGTGGCCACGTGCCCCTGGTGCGCCTCTTGCTGCAGCGCGGGGCCCCGGTGGACGCAGCTGACTGCGCGGGGCACACGCCGCTGCACGAGGCCGCCTGGCACGGGCACTCGCGGGTGGCCGAGCTGCTGCTGAGACGAGGGGCCCCGGCGGATGCACGCTCGGTGAAGGGTCTCACAGCGCTGCACTGGGCCGCGGCGTTGGGCCACACGTTGCTGACCGCGCGCCTTCTGGCCGCTCCGGGCCTGGGCCCCGAGGCGACCGATGCATTTGGCTGGACCGCAGTGCATTGGGCGGCCGCCGGCGGGCGGCTGCCGGTACTCGAGCTGCTGGCGGCGGACGGGGCCGCGGACTTGGATGGTGCCCTGCGggtggcggcggcggccgggCGCGCGGCGGCGCTGCGCCTCCTCTTGGCCCGCGGGGCGCGGGTGGATGCCCCGGACGGTTCCGGGACCACGGCGCTCGTCTTGGCGGCCGGCCTGGGCCGCCAACAG GACATTGAGGTGCTGCTGGGCCATGGGGCAGACCCAAGCATCAGGGACAGGCACGGCCGAACTGCACTCCACAGGGCTGCCACTGGTGGACATCTTCCTGCTGTCCAGCTCCTGGTAGCCTGGGGAACTGAG GTGCTGTCTGCCTTTCAAGGAGAGCAGCAGATGCACTCAGGGCTCACAGCCCTGTAG
- the Ankrd65 gene encoding ankyrin repeat domain-containing protein 65 isoform X3, with translation MERTPQPEDRAPGPILPGVNSNRPEPREQDWADAAQQELRWIELSSEAPEGGTEGPGAPQSQGRLLQAVWHGPAGLVVQLLRQGASVEERDRSGRTPLHLAVLRGHVPLVRLLLQRGAPVDAADCAGHTPLHEAAWHGHSRVAELLLRRGAPADARSVKGLTALHWAAALGHTLLTARLLAAPGLGPEATDAFGWTAVHWAAAGGRLPVLELLAADGAADLDGALRVAAAAGRAAALRLLLARGARVDAPDGSGTTALVLAAGLGRQQDIEVLLGHGADPSIRDRHGRTALHRAATGGHLPAVQLLVAWGTEVDAQDSLGLTPLHYAALGGHVEVAGHLLDRGAQVNAAGWLHKTPLHFAAEYGHSPTMELLLSRGASPALRTQWGEVAQMSNGGLPQVLSAFQGEQQMHSGLTAL, from the exons ATGGAGAGGACCCCCCAGCCAGAGGACAGAGCCCCTGGACCAATTCTCCCTGGG GTCAACTCCAACAGGCCTGAGCCTAGGGAGCAAGACTGGGCAGACGCTGCACAGCAGGAACTGCGGTGGATAGAACTCAGCTCCGAGGCCCCAGAAGGCGGCACAGAGGGGCCTGGCGCCCCCCAGAGCCAGGGGCGCCTGCTCCAGGCCGTGTGGCACGGTCCTGCCGGCTTGGTGGTTCAGTTGCTGAGGCAAGGGGCCAGCGTGGAAGAGAG GGACCGCTCCGGAAGGACCCCTCTGCACCTGGCCGTGCTGCGTGGCCACGTGCCCCTGGTGCGCCTCTTGCTGCAGCGCGGGGCCCCGGTGGACGCAGCTGACTGCGCGGGGCACACGCCGCTGCACGAGGCCGCCTGGCACGGGCACTCGCGGGTGGCCGAGCTGCTGCTGAGACGAGGGGCCCCGGCGGATGCACGCTCGGTGAAGGGTCTCACAGCGCTGCACTGGGCCGCGGCGTTGGGCCACACGTTGCTGACCGCGCGCCTTCTGGCCGCTCCGGGCCTGGGCCCCGAGGCGACCGATGCATTTGGCTGGACCGCAGTGCATTGGGCGGCCGCCGGCGGGCGGCTGCCGGTACTCGAGCTGCTGGCGGCGGACGGGGCCGCGGACTTGGATGGTGCCCTGCGggtggcggcggcggccgggCGCGCGGCGGCGCTGCGCCTCCTCTTGGCCCGCGGGGCGCGGGTGGATGCCCCGGACGGTTCCGGGACCACGGCGCTCGTCTTGGCGGCCGGCCTGGGCCGCCAACAG GACATTGAGGTGCTGCTGGGCCATGGGGCAGACCCAAGCATCAGGGACAGGCACGGCCGAACTGCACTCCACAGGGCTGCCACTGGTGGACATCTTCCTGCTGTCCAGCTCCTGGTAGCCTGGGGAACTGAGGTAGACGCTCAGGACTCACTGGGTCTCACACCCCTGCACTATGCGGCTCTGGGAGGCCATGTGGAGGTTGCTGGCCACCTCCTGGATAGGGGGGCACAGGTCAATGCTGCTGGCTGGCTCCACAAGACCCCCCTGCACTTTGCTGCAGAATATGGCCACAGTCCTACCATGGAACTCTTGCTGAGCCGAGGGGCTAGTCCTGCTCTGAGGACACAGTGGGGTGAAGTGGCTCAGATGTCCAATGGGGGCCTTCCCCAGGTGCTGTCTGCCTTTCAAGGAGAGCAGCAGATGCACTCAGGGCTCACAGCCCTGTAG